The Novosphingobium terrae genome has a window encoding:
- a CDS encoding acyl-[ACP]--phospholipid O-acyltransferase: MSSPQLSLLTRRRFGPIFLVQFLGAFNDNLLKFAMLFLANFGLYAAQPAKAKMLAAIATGLFILPYFLFSALSGQIADHMDKAKLIRWIKAAEIVIMGIGLLGFWQQSVALLLFALFAMGMHSTLFGPVKYSILPQHLGTDEIMGGTGVIEGGTFLAILGGQLLAGVITPWTSGLVLMGLAALGFVASLAVPSAPPSGRSDTIDWNVFRGTWNILTIAHEGRGVWLAILGTSWFFAVGAVLVSEFAPLVSDTLGATQEVATAFLIVFSLAVAAGAMAVNLLQKGEVSARYVPASALGLALGMIGLWLVTRTFTPQVTNASLSQFMATPGSTAIVIALGVIAFCGGMFVVPLYAIIQVYSPEGECSRVIAANNIVNAAVTVAAVLVVAALLAAGVDVPDLVGVLGFATLIVAVVSIWLLPETLFKDVIRLVLRALYRVEVKGLDHMPREGERAVVVVNHLSFLDGVLLGAFLPGKPTFAVHTAIAKSWWIKPFLSLFKAFPVDPTNPMAAKAMVKTVREGNTLVIFPEGRITVTGALMKVFDGPGMVADRADAPIIPIRLDGPQYTPFSRLRGKLRLRWFPKVTITVLPPRRFHIEGEMSARARRAIAGRRLYDEMSGMIFATSHTDSTLFSALCEARAIHGGKAKVLEDVKREPLSYDRMLVGTRLLGKRLAQGTAQGGAVGVLLPNVNGAVVGFFALQAIGRVPAMLNFTVGLANMRSACSTAGIRTIVTARAFVEQAKLTDIVAALEADGLRIVWLEDLAATIGSFEKLWALLTVKHSAKRHERLAINPDASAVILFTSGSEGVPKGVVLSHRNLLSNLAQLAARIDFNSNDVVLNALPVFHSFGLTGGTLLPLLNGIRTVMYPSPLHYRIVPALAYDANATIMFGTDTFLSGYARMAHGYDFYSLRYIFAGAEKVRDETRKTYADKFGLRIMEGYGATECAPVIAVNTPMHFQAGTVGRLLPGIEARLEPVPGITEGARLYVRGPNVMAGYMLASAPGVLQPPVEGWHDTGDIVTLDGDGFVTIRGRAKRFAKIGGEMVSLPAVEGYAAQCWPGFAHAVVTRPDPKKGEVLVLFTTCPAAQARDLQQWGRLHGATELMIPRDIRVMAELPVLGTGKVDYVTLGEMALSANAAPSDEAESEDEPA; this comes from the coding sequence ATGTCATCCCCCCAACTTTCGCTGCTCACCAGGCGCCGGTTCGGACCGATTTTTCTCGTGCAGTTCCTGGGCGCGTTTAACGATAATCTGCTGAAATTCGCGATGCTCTTCCTTGCGAATTTCGGGCTTTACGCCGCGCAGCCTGCCAAGGCCAAGATGCTGGCCGCCATCGCCACCGGCCTGTTTATCCTGCCCTATTTCCTGTTCTCGGCCCTTTCCGGCCAGATCGCCGACCATATGGACAAGGCGAAGCTCATCCGCTGGATCAAGGCGGCGGAGATCGTGATCATGGGCATTGGCCTGCTGGGTTTCTGGCAGCAATCGGTGGCGCTGCTGCTCTTCGCGCTCTTCGCGATGGGCATGCATTCCACCCTCTTCGGCCCGGTCAAATATTCCATCCTGCCCCAACATCTGGGCACGGATGAGATCATGGGCGGCACCGGCGTGATCGAGGGCGGCACTTTCCTCGCCATCCTTGGCGGGCAGTTGCTGGCAGGCGTGATCACGCCCTGGACCTCGGGTCTGGTGCTGATGGGCCTTGCCGCGCTGGGCTTTGTGGCCAGCCTTGCCGTGCCTTCCGCGCCGCCCTCTGGCCGCAGCGACACCATCGACTGGAACGTGTTTCGCGGTACCTGGAACATCCTGACCATCGCGCATGAAGGCCGCGGCGTGTGGCTGGCCATTCTGGGCACCAGCTGGTTCTTCGCGGTGGGCGCGGTGCTGGTCTCCGAATTCGCGCCACTGGTGTCAGACACGCTGGGCGCCACGCAAGAGGTGGCCACCGCCTTCCTGATCGTCTTCTCGCTGGCCGTCGCGGCGGGCGCCATGGCGGTCAACCTGCTGCAAAAGGGTGAGGTTTCGGCCCGCTATGTCCCCGCCTCGGCCCTGGGTCTGGCGCTGGGCATGATCGGCCTGTGGCTGGTGACGCGCACCTTCACCCCGCAGGTCACCAATGCCTCGCTGAGCCAGTTCATGGCCACGCCCGGCTCGACGGCCATCGTGATCGCTCTGGGCGTCATCGCCTTTTGCGGCGGCATGTTCGTCGTGCCGCTCTATGCCATCATTCAGGTCTACAGCCCCGAGGGCGAATGCTCGCGCGTGATCGCGGCCAACAACATCGTCAATGCCGCTGTCACCGTGGCTGCGGTGCTGGTGGTGGCTGCCCTGCTGGCCGCCGGGGTGGATGTGCCTGATCTGGTGGGCGTGCTGGGCTTTGCCACGCTGATCGTCGCGGTGGTGAGCATCTGGCTGCTGCCCGAAACGCTGTTCAAGGATGTGATCCGCCTGGTCCTGCGCGCCCTCTACCGCGTCGAGGTCAAGGGCCTCGACCATATGCCACGCGAGGGTGAGCGCGCCGTGGTGGTGGTCAACCACCTCTCCTTCCTCGATGGCGTGCTGCTGGGCGCCTTCCTGCCCGGCAAACCCACCTTCGCGGTGCATACCGCCATCGCCAAGAGCTGGTGGATCAAGCCCTTCCTTTCGCTGTTCAAGGCCTTCCCGGTCGATCCCACCAACCCCATGGCCGCCAAGGCGATGGTCAAGACCGTGCGCGAGGGCAACACTTTGGTGATCTTCCCCGAAGGCCGCATCACCGTCACCGGCGCGCTGATGAAGGTCTTCGACGGCCCGGGCATGGTGGCCGACCGCGCCGACGCCCCGATCATCCCGATCCGCCTCGACGGCCCGCAATACACGCCCTTCAGCCGGTTGCGCGGCAAGCTCCGCCTGCGCTGGTTCCCCAAGGTGACGATCACCGTACTGCCCCCGCGCCGCTTCCACATCGAGGGCGAGATGAGCGCCCGCGCCCGCCGCGCCATCGCCGGTCGCCGCCTGTACGACGAGATGAGCGGCATGATCTTCGCCACCTCGCACACTGACAGCACGCTGTTCTCGGCCCTGTGCGAGGCGCGCGCCATCCATGGCGGCAAGGCGAAAGTTCTGGAGGATGTGAAGCGCGAGCCGCTCTCCTATGACCGCATGCTGGTGGGCACCCGCCTGCTGGGCAAGCGTCTGGCGCAGGGCACGGCGCAAGGCGGGGCTGTCGGCGTGCTGCTGCCCAATGTGAACGGCGCGGTGGTGGGCTTCTTTGCCCTGCAAGCCATCGGCCGCGTGCCTGCGATGCTGAACTTCACCGTGGGTCTGGCCAATATGCGCTCGGCCTGCAGCACGGCGGGCATCCGCACCATCGTGACGGCCCGCGCCTTTGTCGAGCAGGCCAAGCTGACCGACATCGTGGCCGCGCTGGAGGCCGATGGCCTGCGTATCGTCTGGCTGGAAGATCTGGCCGCCACCATCGGCAGCTTCGAAAAGCTCTGGGCCTTGCTGACGGTGAAACACAGCGCCAAGCGCCATGAAAGACTGGCGATCAACCCGGATGCCTCGGCGGTGATCCTCTTCACCTCGGGCTCGGAGGGTGTGCCCAAGGGCGTGGTGCTCAGTCACCGCAACCTGCTCTCCAATCTGGCGCAGCTGGCCGCGCGGATCGATTTCAATTCGAACGATGTGGTCTTGAACGCCCTGCCGGTGTTCCATTCCTTCGGCCTGACGGGGGGCACGCTGCTGCCGCTGCTCAATGGCATCCGCACGGTGATGTATCCCAGCCCGCTGCATTACCGCATCGTGCCTGCGCTGGCCTATGATGCCAATGCGACGATCATGTTCGGCACCGACACCTTCCTTTCGGGCTATGCCCGCATGGCGCATGGCTATGATTTCTACTCGCTGCGCTACATCTTCGCAGGCGCCGAAAAGGTGCGCGACGAAACCCGCAAAACCTATGCCGACAAATTCGGCCTGCGCATCATGGAGGGCTATGGCGCCACCGAATGCGCCCCCGTCATCGCGGTCAACACCCCGATGCATTTCCAGGCGGGCACCGTGGGCCGCCTGCTGCCCGGCATCGAGGCCCGGCTGGAGCCCGTTCCCGGCATCACGGAAGGCGCGCGCCTTTACGTGCGCGGCCCCAATGTGATGGCGGGCTATATGCTGGCCAGCGCCCCGGGCGTGCTGCAACCGCCAGTGGAGGGCTGGCACGACACGGGCGATATCGTCACGCTGGACGGCGACGGCTTTGTCACCATCCGGGGCCGCGCCAAGCGCTTCGCCAAAATCGGCGGCGAGATGGTCAGCCTGCCCGCCGTGGAAGGCTATGCCGCCCAGTGCTGGCCCGGCTTTGCCCATGCCGTGGTGACCCGCCCCGATCCCAAAAAGGGCGAGGTGCTGGTGCTGTTCACCACCTGCCCCGCAGCCCAAGCGCGAGACCTCCAGCAATGGGGCCGCCTGCACGGCGCCACCGAGCTGATGATCCCCCGCGATATCCGCGTGATGGCCGAGCTGCCCGTGCTGGGCACCGGCAAGGTGGATTACGTCACGCTGGGCGAGATGGCTCTCAGCGCCAATGCCGCGCCCTCCGATGAGGCCGAAAGCGAGGATGAGCCCGCCTGA
- a CDS encoding DUF2339 domain-containing protein, with amino-acid sequence MSFLLLIGVILLGGLLHDTRKRLNAVEKLLKEQAKLRPDAAAKPAPSIMLVDDDDLPRHIEVWKTRPAQPKPEAPAEIAAQPMPIEQEVAATPEPQPMEEAETAAVALAIESIEETPPSAAQTAPQPRRQSAGFEDLFGRKLPIWAGGITLLIAAALLVRYSIDAGLLSPMVRVVMGAIFGFALIAGAEITHRKPTLVADPRIPQALAGAGIGSLYAATLAAANLYGLIGPIAAFTALACVTGGAMALALRFGAPSALLGLVGGLAAPALVQSHSHNPPMLAAYIALVVTALTMLSRRQRWVWLGVSALIGGAGWSLLMIAMGDLDSFSALCIGALILLLGLGLPVLAVAERHTTLLRGASATVAALQLAALVATGDFAPLTWGLYGLLSAGFVWLTTRVPALRPLLILPLLTALSLLAIWPDPHKDIFIAVLAGITLIHGGPALYHLRRAAGLPEAASLAAIALAGFVITCWHFDPSTDHTALLALGFAALPALGAALTWASARAPESDPFAMQAGASAVLIAIAALVALPEWSAPASLALVAFATLALANRARNHRLSHIALLGLGSSPIALSITGTPDPEFRRLVQDSSLALPGISLIRWGLVAASSIGFARLLMAPRERMPLQSLAALLTYGALAQLLPAPWLAPACALALLGLSEIMRRRAAIDLLPALLVTSAIGGLWALQPLGLWLTAGLLSLAAQPVLASDLPTPLEALRQMLLPALLAGFALWRQRDQRLPAKLWLPLAGTLGALAVVALHVLFKQIFALNDIQAFITLGMAERTLWEALLIGGGIALWRVVHRPVAAMALIGTGLAHAALYTVALHNPLWAEQAMGALPIANLLLPAYGLMFLALALPGRIMPAWERLTARPVEWARIALIPLFAASLLRQLFAGSLPAAHPIGASESILWSLTALALAVAYLVWGIRRRADSASRDWRIASLVLMLAAVGKVFLLDASGLEGLARIGSFLALGFSLIGVGWLYSRYLKPAS; translated from the coding sequence ATGTCTTTTCTGCTGCTGATCGGCGTGATCCTTCTGGGCGGCTTGCTGCACGATACGCGCAAGCGCCTGAACGCCGTGGAAAAGCTGCTGAAGGAGCAGGCCAAACTCCGCCCGGACGCCGCAGCAAAACCTGCGCCCTCCATCATGCTTGTCGATGATGATGACCTTCCCCGCCATATCGAGGTTTGGAAAACCAGACCTGCCCAACCGAAGCCCGAAGCGCCTGCCGAGATCGCCGCTCAACCGATGCCGATCGAGCAGGAGGTTGCAGCCACGCCCGAACCGCAGCCGATGGAAGAGGCAGAGACCGCAGCCGTTGCCCTCGCCATCGAATCCATTGAGGAAACGCCCCCCTCGGCCGCCCAGACTGCCCCCCAACCCCGCCGCCAGAGCGCCGGTTTCGAAGACCTCTTCGGTCGCAAACTGCCGATCTGGGCGGGCGGCATCACCCTGCTGATCGCGGCGGCCCTGCTGGTGCGCTATTCCATCGACGCCGGGCTGCTCTCGCCCATGGTGCGGGTGGTGATGGGCGCGATCTTCGGCTTCGCGCTGATCGCAGGCGCCGAAATCACGCACCGCAAGCCCACCCTCGTGGCCGATCCGCGCATTCCACAAGCGCTGGCAGGCGCGGGCATCGGCAGCCTCTATGCCGCCACGCTGGCCGCTGCCAATCTCTACGGTCTGATTGGCCCCATCGCCGCCTTTACCGCTCTCGCCTGCGTCACCGGCGGCGCCATGGCGCTGGCCCTGCGCTTCGGTGCGCCCAGCGCCCTTTTGGGGCTGGTCGGAGGCCTCGCCGCCCCGGCGCTGGTGCAATCCCATTCGCACAATCCGCCGATGCTGGCCGCCTATATCGCGCTGGTGGTGACGGCTCTGACGATGCTGTCGCGCCGCCAGCGCTGGGTCTGGCTGGGCGTCAGCGCGCTCATCGGCGGCGCGGGCTGGAGCCTGCTGATGATCGCCATGGGCGATCTCGACAGCTTCTCCGCCCTCTGCATCGGCGCGCTCATCCTGCTGCTGGGCCTCGGCCTGCCGGTGCTGGCCGTGGCCGAGCGCCACACCACCCTGCTGCGCGGCGCCTCCGCCACGGTGGCGGCGCTGCAACTGGCCGCGCTGGTGGCGACCGGCGATTTCGCCCCGCTGACATGGGGCCTCTATGGCCTGCTCTCCGCCGGTTTCGTCTGGCTGACCACCCGCGTCCCGGCGCTGCGCCCGCTGCTGATCCTGCCATTGCTGACGGCGCTGAGCCTGCTGGCCATCTGGCCCGATCCGCACAAGGACATCTTCATCGCGGTGCTGGCCGGGATCACGCTGATCCATGGCGGTCCTGCGCTCTACCATCTGCGCCGCGCCGCCGGTCTGCCCGAGGCCGCATCGCTGGCTGCCATCGCTCTGGCCGGTTTCGTGATCACCTGCTGGCATTTCGATCCCTCGACCGATCATACGGCACTGCTGGCACTGGGCTTTGCCGCCCTGCCCGCTCTGGGCGCCGCCCTGACATGGGCCAGCGCCCGCGCGCCCGAAAGCGATCCCTTCGCCATGCAAGCTGGCGCTTCTGCGGTGCTGATCGCCATCGCCGCGCTGGTCGCTTTGCCCGAATGGAGCGCTCCCGCCTCGCTGGCGCTGGTGGCCTTTGCCACGCTGGCGCTGGCCAACCGGGCGCGCAACCACCGCCTGTCTCACATCGCCCTGCTGGGCCTTGGCAGCAGTCCGATCGCGCTGAGCATCACCGGCACGCCAGACCCCGAATTCCGCCGCCTTGTGCAGGACAGCAGCCTCGCCCTGCCCGGCATCTCGCTGATCCGCTGGGGGCTGGTCGCGGCATCGTCCATCGGTTTTGCGCGCCTGCTGATGGCCCCGCGCGAGCGAATGCCACTGCAAAGCCTCGCCGCGCTGCTGACCTATGGCGCGCTGGCGCAACTGCTGCCTGCGCCATGGCTGGCCCCGGCCTGCGCCCTTGCCCTGCTCGGCCTGAGCGAGATCATGCGCCGCCGCGCCGCGATCGACCTGCTGCCCGCTCTGCTGGTCACCAGCGCCATCGGCGGACTCTGGGCATTGCAACCTCTGGGCCTGTGGCTGACCGCCGGCCTGCTCTCGCTCGCCGCCCAGCCCGTGCTGGCGAGCGACCTGCCCACCCCGCTTGAGGCCCTGCGCCAGATGCTGCTGCCCGCTCTCCTGGCAGGCTTCGCCCTCTGGCGCCAGCGCGACCAGCGCCTGCCCGCAAAGCTGTGGCTGCCGCTGGCCGGAACGCTCGGCGCGCTGGCGGTGGTGGCGTTGCATGTGCTGTTCAAGCAGATCTTCGCGCTGAACGATATTCAGGCCTTTATCACGCTGGGCATGGCCGAAAGAACCCTGTGGGAAGCCCTGCTGATCGGCGGAGGCATCGCCCTGTGGCGCGTCGTACACCGCCCTGTCGCCGCGATGGCGCTGATCGGCACCGGGCTAGCGCATGCGGCGCTCTATACTGTGGCGCTGCATAACCCGCTCTGGGCCGAGCAGGCTATGGGCGCCCTGCCCATCGCCAATCTGCTGCTGCCCGCCTATGGGCTGATGTTCCTCGCTCTGGCGCTGCCGGGCCGGATCATGCCCGCATGGGAGCGCCTGACCGCAAGGCCGGTGGAATGGGCGCGCATTGCGCTGATCCCGCTGTTTGCCGCCTCGCTGCTGCGCCAGCTCTTCGCCGGAAGCCTGCCCGCCGCCCATCCCATCGGCGCGAGCGAGAGCATCCTCTGGTCGCTGACGGCGCTGGCTCTGGCCGTGGCCTATCTGGTCTGGGGCATCCGCCGCCGTGCTGACAGTGCCTCGCGCGACTGGCGCATCGCCTCGCTGGTGCTGATGCTGGCGGCGGTGGGCAAGGTCTTCCTGCTCGATGCCTCGGGGCTGGAGGGGCTGGCAAGGATCGGGTCGTTCCTGGCGCTGGGCTTCAGCCTGATCGGGGTGGGCTGGCTCTACAGCCGCTATCTGAAACCCGCTTCCTAG
- the treZ gene encoding malto-oligosyltrehalose trehalohydrolase: protein MRRWGPVALKDSVRFQLWAPARTRLYLLIEGREPAPMQKQTDGWFTLDTKAPPGTRYRFQLEDGTLVPDPASRAQSEGVHGWSVVTDLASRPWQAPDWQGRSWEEAVIQEVHAGLYGGFAGMMRDLPRLAALGVTAIELMPVAAVSGARNWGYDGVLPFAPAEALGTPQELQALVDAAHGLGLMVLLDVVYNHFGPDGHYIPLYAPEFLHAETMTPWGGAVAVDRPEVAAFFLENALQWLEDYRFDGLRFDAVHAIGNSAFLHDLAGQIRKRLQPRRHIHLILENEHNDAALLTPGLYDAQWNDDFHNVLHVLLTGEDAGYYRDFAEKPAEKLARCLSQGFVYQGEPSPHQNGKTRGTSSGHLPPGAFVSFLQNHDQIGNRALGERLTLLTDPERLRAATALLLLCPQIPLFFMGDETGSRSPFLFFTDFHDDLAEIVREGRRREFAHFPAFADKASRARIPDPNALSTFEASIPAPGPDGERWEALYRDLLALRAARIVPRLKGATAQGAETTGERAVRAAWRLNDGAVLTLALDLSNTPALPEAQGQLLRREGPRFGAWLAPA, encoded by the coding sequence ATGCGGCGCTGGGGGCCGGTTGCCCTGAAGGACAGCGTCCGTTTTCAGCTCTGGGCCCCCGCCCGGACGCGGTTGTACCTGCTGATCGAGGGCCGTGAACCCGCCCCGATGCAGAAGCAAACCGATGGCTGGTTCACGCTGGACACAAAGGCGCCACCCGGCACACGCTATCGCTTTCAGCTGGAAGACGGCACGCTGGTGCCAGACCCCGCCTCCCGCGCGCAGAGCGAAGGCGTCCATGGCTGGAGCGTGGTGACCGATCTTGCCAGCCGCCCATGGCAGGCCCCGGATTGGCAAGGCCGCTCATGGGAAGAGGCGGTCATTCAGGAGGTGCATGCCGGGCTTTACGGCGGCTTTGCGGGTATGATGCGCGATCTGCCGCGCCTCGCCGCGCTGGGCGTTACGGCCATTGAGCTGATGCCGGTGGCGGCGGTCTCGGGCGCGCGCAACTGGGGGTATGATGGCGTGCTGCCCTTTGCTCCCGCCGAGGCTCTGGGCACGCCGCAAGAGCTTCAGGCGCTGGTCGATGCCGCGCATGGGCTGGGGCTGATGGTGCTGCTCGATGTGGTCTACAATCACTTCGGGCCGGATGGGCATTATATCCCGCTCTATGCGCCCGAATTCCTCCATGCCGAGACCATGACGCCATGGGGCGGCGCCGTGGCGGTGGACCGGCCCGAAGTCGCCGCCTTCTTTCTCGAAAACGCGCTGCAATGGCTGGAGGACTATCGCTTTGACGGGCTGCGCTTCGATGCGGTGCATGCCATTGGCAACAGTGCGTTTCTGCACGATCTGGCGGGCCAGATCCGGAAGCGCCTTCAGCCGCGCCGCCATATCCATCTGATCCTTGAAAACGAGCATAATGATGCGGCGCTGCTGACCCCCGGCCTCTATGACGCGCAGTGGAACGACGATTTCCACAATGTGCTTCATGTGCTGCTGACCGGGGAGGATGCCGGTTACTATCGCGATTTCGCGGAAAAACCGGCGGAAAAACTGGCCCGCTGCCTCTCGCAAGGCTTTGTCTATCAGGGCGAGCCTTCGCCGCACCAAAACGGCAAGACGCGCGGCACCTCAAGCGGTCATCTGCCGCCCGGCGCCTTTGTCAGCTTCCTTCAGAACCATGACCAGATCGGCAATCGCGCTCTGGGCGAAAGGCTGACCCTGCTCACCGATCCCGAGCGTCTGCGCGCCGCCACCGCCCTGCTGCTGCTTTGCCCGCAGATCCCGCTGTTCTTTATGGGCGATGAGACAGGATCGCGCTCCCCCTTCCTGTTCTTCACCGACTTCCATGACGATCTTGCCGAGATCGTGCGCGAAGGCCGCCGCCGCGAATTCGCCCATTTCCCGGCCTTTGCCGATAAGGCCAGCCGCGCCCGCATCCCCGACCCCAATGCGCTCAGCACCTTCGAGGCCTCGATTCCGGCTCCCGGGCCCGATGGGGAACGATGGGAAGCCCTCTACCGTGATCTGCTGGCCTTGCGCGCCGCGCGGATCGTCCCCCGCCTGAAAGGCGCCACCGCACAGGGCGCCGAAACCACCGGGGAAAGAGCCGTGCGCGCCGCATGGCGCCTGAACGATGGCGCGGTGCTGACACTGGCCCTCGATCTGAGCAACACCCCCGCCCTGCCCGAGGCGCAAGGCCAATTGCTCCGGCGCGAGGGCCCCCGCTTTGGTGCATGGCTGGCCCCGGCATGA
- the malQ gene encoding 4-alpha-glucanotransferase, with protein sequence MTMLDDLAQAAGVARHWHDARQQRQTVSDETLIAVLNALGYPAQTESRQRDSLHQIATQNLTPPSLITGEIGQPIALPSALAHAHQADLLTEQDQAASLTITAGHLPALHQPGYHRLTIHGHALTLAIAPPRCPPLATTGQKRWGVAVQVPSLRASEGSAYGTLADLPSLITVLARHGADAVAISPVHALFPGDGLHFSPYSPSSRLFLNGALASPVPDTASDGLIDWTTAVPRQFARMQADYAGLSGAQRNALALWAQEQGPALHRHALFNVLRRQFGGLPWQQWPSAFRDPAGEAARQSATSHAEEIGLHLFIQQQAQQALTQAQHTAKAHGMGIGLIADLAVGVDPGGSDAWSFGKAMLRGLTIGAPPDPLGPLGQNWSLTSFSPQGLRATGFAPFIAMLRAALAHAGGLRIDHAFGLERLWVVPEGLSAGQGTYLSYPRTDLLRIITLEAHRANATIIAEDLGTHPPGFSQAIEDRGMAGMRVLWFERDKNGGFRPPASFAPLSVAMTGTHDTPTVAGWWRGRDLAWDRALRRRTLPALAMAETERMVDRAALWAAMEQMPPPPAPEVTAPVVDAALEHIGKAASALAIVPLEDVLGLEEQPNLPGTSTQHPNWRRRLPAPFEDLAARPAIAARLDLLNRSRRA encoded by the coding sequence ATGACCATGCTGGACGATCTGGCCCAGGCCGCAGGCGTGGCGCGACACTGGCACGATGCCCGCCAACAGAGGCAGACCGTCAGCGACGAAACGCTGATCGCCGTGCTGAACGCTCTGGGCTACCCCGCCCAGACCGAAAGCCGACAGCGCGACAGTCTGCACCAGATCGCCACGCAAAATCTGACACCGCCCAGCCTGATCACCGGCGAAATCGGCCAGCCGATTGCCCTGCCCTCTGCACTGGCCCATGCCCATCAAGCCGATCTGCTGACCGAACAAGACCAGGCTGCCAGCCTGACCATCACGGCTGGCCATCTCCCCGCCCTCCACCAGCCCGGCTATCATCGCCTGACGATCCATGGCCATGCGCTGACGCTGGCCATAGCCCCGCCCCGCTGCCCCCCGCTGGCCACGACGGGCCAGAAGCGCTGGGGCGTGGCGGTGCAGGTGCCGTCTTTGCGCGCATCGGAAGGCAGCGCCTATGGCACGCTGGCCGATCTGCCTTCGCTGATCACGGTTTTAGCCCGCCATGGCGCCGATGCCGTGGCGATCAGCCCGGTCCATGCGCTGTTTCCCGGCGATGGCCTGCATTTCAGCCCCTACAGCCCCTCAAGCCGTCTGTTCCTCAACGGAGCGCTGGCCTCGCCGGTCCCCGATACCGCATCGGATGGGCTGATCGACTGGACGACTGCCGTTCCCCGGCAATTCGCCCGGATGCAGGCGGACTATGCGGGATTGTCCGGGGCGCAGCGAAATGCTCTGGCTCTATGGGCTCAGGAGCAAGGCCCCGCCCTGCATCGCCACGCCCTGTTCAATGTGCTCAGGCGCCAGTTCGGCGGGTTGCCATGGCAACAATGGCCCTCTGCCTTCCGCGATCCCGCAGGCGAGGCCGCCCGCCAAAGCGCCACCAGCCATGCCGAGGAAATCGGCCTCCATCTCTTTATCCAGCAACAGGCGCAGCAAGCCCTCACCCAGGCCCAGCACACCGCCAAGGCCCATGGCATGGGCATCGGCCTGATCGCCGATCTGGCCGTCGGCGTCGATCCGGGCGGCAGCGATGCGTGGAGCTTTGGCAAGGCCATGCTGCGCGGCCTGACCATCGGCGCACCGCCTGATCCACTCGGCCCGCTGGGTCAGAACTGGAGCCTTACCAGCTTTTCGCCGCAGGGTTTGCGCGCCACCGGCTTTGCGCCCTTTATCGCCATGCTGCGCGCCGCTCTGGCCCATGCCGGGGGCCTGCGGATCGACCATGCCTTTGGCCTCGAACGGCTCTGGGTGGTACCGGAGGGGCTCTCTGCGGGTCAGGGCACCTATCTCTCCTATCCGCGCACAGATCTGCTGCGGATCATCACGCTGGAGGCGCATCGCGCCAACGCCACCATCATCGCCGAGGACCTTGGCACCCATCCCCCCGGCTTCTCGCAGGCCATCGAGGACAGGGGCATGGCCGGCATGCGCGTGCTGTGGTTCGAGCGCGACAAAAACGGCGGTTTCCGCCCCCCGGCCAGCTTCGCGCCCCTGAGCGTGGCGATGACCGGCACCCATGACACGCCCACCGTGGCAGGCTGGTGGCGCGGGCGCGATCTGGCGTGGGACCGCGCCTTGCGCCGCCGCACCCTGCCCGCTCTGGCCATGGCCGAAACGGAAAGGATGGTGGACCGCGCCGCCCTGTGGGCTGCCATGGAGCAGATGCCACCGCCTCCCGCGCCAGAGGTTACCGCGCCGGTCGTCGATGCGGCGCTGGAGCATATCGGCAAGGCGGCGTCAGCGCTGGCCATCGTGCCGCTGGAGGATGTGCTGGGGCTGGAAGAACAGCCCAACCTGCCCGGCACCAGCACGCAGCATCCCAACTGGCGCCGCCGCCTGCCCGCGCCTTTCGAGGATCTGGCCGCCCGGCCCGCCATCGCCGCCCGCCTCGACCTGCTCAACCGGAGTCGCCGCGCATGA